Part of the Flavobacterium sp. KS-LB2 genome is shown below.
CCAACAACTTTAGATGCTATTTACACTGAAAGAGGAAAAGAATTATGGTATGAAGGATGGAGAAGAAACGATATGATTCGTTTTGGAAAATTCTTAGAAGCTAGAGAACTAAAGCCTTATGTGTCTGATAAAAGATATATTTTGTTCCCTATTCCTGCAGATGCATTGTTTAATGCTAATTTGCAACAAAATCCTGGTTACTAAGAAATGTTTATAATTAATTATTTTTTGAGTTAGTTCTAAAGAGGGTATTTATTACCCTCTTTATTTTATATCAATTTTTTTCTTTTTATTCCCAATATTATATACATTAGGCAATTATAATCAGCTGCAATTACCTAACTAAATTCTACAATATAATATGTCAAATCGTTTTGTCTTATTACCACTTATTATCCTCTTTTTTACCAACTGTTCCAAAGAAAATTCAGAAAATAAAAATGCTTTATTCTCTAAATTGGATGCTTCACAAACTGGAATTAATTTCCTGAATGAAGTTAAGAATGGAGCCGATATGAACATCTTCAAATACAGGAATTTTTATAATGGTGGTGGTGTCGCTATTGGAGACATTAATAATGATGGTCTTTCCGATGTGTATTTTACCTCTAATCTTGGGACAAATAAACTCTACTTAAATAAAGGAAATTTTAAATTTGAGGATATTTCTAAAAAAGCTGGTGTAGAAGGAACTAAAACTTGGTCTACAGGTGTAGTTATGGTCGATTTAAATGCGGATGGTCTACTCGATATTTATGTATGTAATGCAGGAAATAGTTCGGGCGATCAACAAAAAAACGAACTTTTTATTAATAATGGCAATGGTACTTTTACTGAAAAAGCAGCGGATTACAATCTAGCTGATACAGGAATTACTACCCATGCAGCTTTTTTTGACTATGATAAAGATGGGGATTTAGATGTGTATATTCTGAATAACAGTTTTATACCTGTAAGTAGTCTTAATTATTCCAATAAAAGAGACTTAAGAGATAAAGACTGGGAGGTTGCTGATATTTTAAAAGGTGGAGGAGATAGACTATTGCGCAATGATAACGGTAAGTTTGTTGATGTAAGTGAGAAATCAGGAATCTATGGTAGTCTAATTGGTTTTGGTCTTGGAGTAACAGTAGGAGATGTAAACGGTGATTTGTATCCAGATATTTATATTTCGAATGATTTTTATGAAAGAGATTATTTATACATTAATAATAAAAACGGAACCTTTACTGAACAAATACAGGGATGGACATCACACATTAGTCAATCTTCTATGGGAGCTGACATGGCCGATGTCAACAATGATGGGAAAGCCGATATTTTTGTGACTGATATGTTACCAGAACCGGACGAACGTCTTAAAACGACTACGAGTTTTGAAAACTATGATTTATTTATTAGAAAAGTAAATCTGGATTTCTACTATCAATACATGCAAAACACGTTGCAAATTAACAATGGAGACAATCAATTCCTTGAAATAGCAAATCATGCCGGAGTTTCCAAAACGGACTGGAGTTGGGGCGCTTTGTTATTTGATATGGACAATGATGGTTATAAAGATATCTACGTTTGCAATGGAATTTATAACGATTTAACGAACCAAGATTTTGTTGACTTTTTTGCCAATGAGTTTATGCAAAAAATGGTAGTGACTGGTAAAAAAGAAGAAATACAAACTATTATCAGTAAAATGCCGAGTACGCCGATACCCAATTACGCTTTTAGAAATAATAAAAATTTGACTTTTACCAATGAAGCTGTAAACTGGGGGTTAGACACACCAAGTTTTTCTAATGGTGCTGCTTATGCTGATTTAGATAATGATGGGGATTTAGATTTGGTTGTCAATAATGTAAATATGGAATCTTTTGTATATCGAAATAACTCAGAGAAAAATAAAAAGAACCACTACGTTAAAGTAAAATTAAAAGGCGATAATCAAAATAAATTTGCTGTAGGAAGTGTGGTTGAGCTTTTCTCAGGTGATGAAATTCTTAGACAAGAGTTAATTCCTTCTAGAGGTTTTCAATCGTCTATAGATTATGTAATGACTTTTGGAATTGGCACCAAAAAAGTTGATTCCTTGCAAGTAATTTGGCCAAATGGGAAGTCTCAAACAATTAAAAAAATTGCCAATAATAGCACCTTAAATCTGGATATTACAAATGCAAAAGAAGATTATGTTGCCAAAAATGCCAAACTAAAACCATTGTTTACTGAAAAGAAAACAACTTTTTCAGCACACAAAGAAAATAATTACATTGATTTTGATCATGAAGGTTTAATCTCCAAAATGCTTTCTCAAGAAGGACCTTCACTTGCAATTGCGGATTTAAATGATGATGGTAATGAGGATGTGTTTATTGGTGGAGCCAAAGGGCAATCTGGTAAAATATATTTAAATAAAGGGAATGGTAATTATTTAGTTACAGTTCAAAAAGACTTAGACCTAGATGCTACTTTTGAAGATACGGCAGCTAGCTTTTTTGATGCGGATAATGATGGAGACATTGATTTATTGGTTGGTTCTGGTGGAAATGAAAAAGTAGATCAGGCTAACTATAAAAACCGACTGTATTTGAATAATGGGAAAGGAGTTTTTGTGAAAAGTAAAACCAATATTCCTACAACAAACAATAATGTTTCTGTAATTGTATCAAATGATTTTGATAACGATGGAGATATTGATGTATTTATAGGAAGCCGAAGCGTTCCTGGTGTTTATGGAATTGATCCCAAGCATTTGTTATTAGAAAATGATGGAAAAGGAAATTTCACAAATGTGATTGACAAAAAAGCTTTCAAAATTAATACGGTTGGAATGATTACTGATGCCATTTGGGAAGACATTGATAACGATTCTAAAAAAGATTTAATAATTGTAGGAGATTGGACAGCTCCAATAATTTTTAAGAATAATGGACGTAGATTGGTTGAGTATAAATCCAACCTTACGGGATATCTTGGTTTTTGGAATGCAGTTAGTTGTGTTGACTTGAATAATGACGGTAAAAAAGATTTGATTCTTGGTAATAAAGGAACGAATACAAATTACAAAGCGACCAATGCTAATCCGATCAAATTATTTACCAACGATTTTGATAATAATGGAACTATTGAACAAATAGCTACTAGGTCAATTGCTGGTAAAGATTTACCAATAAATTTAAAACAAGAATTAGCGAAACAAATTCCTTCCATTAAGAAGAAAAATTTGAGTTATGTGGATTATTCTAAAAAAACATTCCAAGAATTATTCGCCAAAGAAGTAGTCGATAATTCGATTCAAAAAACGGTGAATATTCAAGAAAGTGTAATTGCAATCAACAAAGGAAATGGTAAGTTTGAGGTAAAAGCACTGCCAAAAGAAGTTCAGTTTTCTTCTGTAAATACCATAAGCACTTTAGATGTGAATAATGATGGGATTTTGGATTTAATCTTAGGTGGTAATCAATATGAATTCAAACCACAATTCTCCAGTTTAGATGCTAATTATGGTAGCGTACTTTTAGGAAATAAAAACGGAACTTTTTCATGGATGCCTTATAATAAATCAGGTTTCTTCATTAAAGGAGAAGTGAAACAGGTTAGAATAATAAAAGATAAAAATAAAACGGTTTCAATTATAGCTGTTGTAAATGATAATACTCCTAAAATATTTTTACGCCATGAATAATTTTTTTAGAATAGGATTGGCATCATTGCTGTTTATTGGTTGTTCCAAAAAAGAAGGGCAATTGTTTGAGAAATTGCCTTCAGAGGAAAGCAATATTACATTCAATAACCAATTGTTAGAATCCAAAAACATTTCCATTTTAGATTACCTCTATTATTACAATGGAGGTGGTGTCGCACTTGGTGATATCAATAATGATGGTTTGGTAGATATATATTTTACTTCCAATCAAGGAAAAAATAAATTGTACCTGAATAAAGGCAATAATAAATTTGAAGATATTTCGGTAAAAGCAGGTGTAGAAAGTCAAAGTGACTGGAACGCTGGTACGGTTATGGCCGATGTGAATGGTGATGGGTATCTTGATATTTATGTTTGTGCAGTTGTTGGAATTAATGGTTTTGAGGGTCAAAATGAGTTATTTATCAATAATAAGGACAACACATTTACCGAAAGTGCAGCAGAATACGGATTGGATTTAGACAATTATAGTTCTTCTGCAGCTTTTTTTGATTACGATTTAGATGGAGATTTAGATATGTATTTATTAAATCATGCTGTTCATTCTGAATTGTCTTTTGGAAAAGCAGATAGCAGGAATAAAAGGAGTTATGAGTGTGGGGATAAGTTATTTCGTAATGATAACGGAAAATTTATTGATGTAAGTGAGCAGGCAGGAATTTTTGGTGGTGCTAATGGCTATGGTTTAGGATTGGCAGTTTCTGATTTTAACTTAGATGGTTTTCCGGATATTTATGTAGGGAATGATTTCCACGAAGATGATTACTACTATATAAATAATGGAGATGGGACTTTTACCGAAAGTCTGAAACAGTATTTTGGTCATACAAGCCGATTCTCTATGGGAGTTGATGTGGCGGATGTGAATCATGATGGTTTTCCAGACATTCTGAGTTTGGACATGCTTCCAGAAGACGAAAAAGTTTTGAAATCAGCATTGGGTGATGACAATACTCAGATGATAAAAATGAGAACCGAAAAATTAGGCTATCATTTTCAATACTCTAGAAATACCATGCAGCTAAATCAAGCTGGAAATCATTTCACAGAAACGGCTTTGTTGAGTGGTATTGCTGCAAGCGATTGGAGTTGGAGTACGTTGTTTGGGGATTATGATCAAGATGGAGAACAAGATATTTTTATAAGTAACGGAATACCAAAGCGACCTAACGATTTGGATTATGTGAAATACTATTCAAATGATCAAATAAAAAGTAAAATCACTACAACAAAATTATTAGATAAAGAAGCATTGAAGAGAATGCCAAAGGGAAATGTGACCAACTATGTTTTTCAAGGTGCAGCTGATTTACAATATAAAAACCGCTCGAGTGATTGGATAGAAAATGATTCTATAATTTCAAATGGTAGTGGGTATGCAGATCTTGATAATGATGGTGATCTAGATGTAATTACTAATAATACTAATGCGATTGCATCTCTGTATATTAATAAAACAGATGCAAAATCAAACTATTTAAAATTGAAACTTCGGTTTGTAGGAAAAAATACTTTTGGAATTGGAGCCAAAGTAATTTCCTATTCTAAAGGGAAAAAACAATTTAAGGAATTGCAGACTACCCGAGGATTTCAATCTTCATCAGAACCGATAATTCATTTTGGTTATGGAAAAACAACTAAAATTGATTCGGTAGTGGTGATTTGGCCAGATAAAACGTATCAAACAATAAAGAATGTTAAAACAGGTCAAACGCTTACCGTAAAAGCGAATCCTAATAGAAAAAGCTTTGATTATAAAAAATTGCATCCGAGTATTTTACCAATTTTCAAAAAGCTGGAAACTGGTTTAGGGATTGACTTTGTGCACCAAGAAAACGATTTTATTGATATTTTAAGCCAAAAATTAATCCCATACCAACGTTCTGATCGCGGTCTAGCAACTGCAGTTGGAGATTTGAATGGCGATGGAAAAGAGGATATTTTCTTTGGTAGTTCTAAAGGTAAAAAAGCAGCAATTTATTTTCAAAATGCTAGCGGATTTTCTAAAAAACAAGATACAACAATTGAACAGGATTCTATTTTTGAAGATGCTTCAGCTGTTATAGGTGATTTCAACAATGATAAAATCAATGATTTATATGTGGCGTCCGGTGGTGGTGAAAATGCATCTAATTTACAAGATCGTTTGTATTTCAATAGCAACAATCAATTTCTAAGTAAAGCATTGCCTAAGTTGGTTCAAAATGCATCGGTTGTTAAGGCTTTTGATTATGATAAAGATGGTGATTTAGATATTTTTGTTGGAAATAATTCAATCAATAATAGATTTGGAAGCATGCCGAATTGCTATTTGTTGAACAATAATAAAGGTGCGTTTACTATTGTTGAGAATAAAACGTTTGACAAAATAGGAATGGTCACGGATGCTATTTTTAGTGATTTTAATAAAGATGGTAAAATAGATTTAATTGTTGTTGGTGAATGGATGAAACCTACTTTTTTTGCTAATAAAAACGGAAAATTCACAGATGTAACAGCAAGTGTTTTTCCAGAGAAAAGTAATGGGTTGTGGCAATCAGTGCTCTCTTTTGATATCGATCAGGATGGTGATGAGGATTATTTGGTAGGAAATTGGGGAATGAATTCTAAATTTAAAGCCTCACAAGATTTTCCGATGAAAATGTATTATGATGATTTTGATTCTAACGGATCTTTTGAAACGATTGTGGCAATAGAAAAGAAAGGACAATATTACACTACATTAGGTCTTGATGAACTTGCGGAACAATTCAGCGGAATGTTAAAAAAGAAATTCAATAGTTATAAATCTTTTGCGGGTAAAACATTGGTTGAGATTTTTGATCCAAAAATGCTCGAAAAAGGAACCTTGTTTGAAGTTCACAATTTGAAATCAGGTTATTTGAGAAATGATAAAGGGAAATTTACTTTTGTGCCTTTTTCGAATAAAATGCAAGTGGCTCCGATTACCAGTTTTTTGAAGTCTAATTTTGATTCAGACGCGAAAGAGGAAGTTTTTGCAGCAGGAAACTACTTTGGAGTTTCACCTTATCACAGTAGATTTGATGGTTTTTCAGGTGCTTTAATCAAAAACGATAGAACCATATTTTTAGGTAATCAAATAGGAATTGATTTGACTCAAAAGGCAGTTAGGCACTTGGATATTGTTAATTTCAATGGAAAGAAATATATGTTGATTACAATAAATAATAAAAAGGTAGAATTGTATGAAATGCCTTCTGCTAAAAAATAATATAATGACACACAAAATAATTAAACTCAAAAATATGAACTCTAAAATGTATCTTTTAGGTCTAATACTACTTTTTTTTACATCTTGTAAAAAAGAGACCCCAATTAAAGTCACAACAGATGACTTCTGCGCTGCAGTTGATACAGTGACTGGGATTATGGTTCATGACATATTTTCTCCGCCAGTTGCCAGTAGAATTTATGTGTATCCTAACGTTGCTGCTTATGAGATTATGGCTCAAAATAGCACCAAATATGAAAGTTTACAAGGTCAGCTAAAAGGATTAGATTCTATTCCTAAACTAGATCCGAAAAGCGGTGTAAACAAAAATTTAGCGGCGCTTATTGCGCATATTGAAGTAAGTAAGCAATTGATTTTTTCAGAGGAAGCGTTAGAGAAATATAGAGACAGTTTATATGATAAATGGGGTTCTGAAAACCAAAAAGAATTTGATGTGTCTAAGGAATACGCATTAAAAGTAGTGAACAGAATCAAAATGTGGATGGGGAAAGATAATTATAAAGAAACTCGAACCTATTCTAAATTTTCAGTTGATGCAGAACAAGCTGGAAGATGGCAACCAACTCCTCCATCTTACATGGATGGTGTTGAGCCACATTGGGGTGAAATTAGGACTTTAGTTATGGATTCGGCATCTCAATTTAAGCCCATTCCAGCTTATCCGTTTTCCACGGACAAAAATTCGCTTTTTTACAAAGAAGCAAAAGAAACGTATGATGTTGGGAATATGATATCTAAAAAATTGATTGAAGTTGAGAAAAATCAAAGTAAACCAATTCCTGAAGAATCAGCAATTGCCTCGTTTTGGGATTGTAATCCGTATGCGACAGTTGTTCAGGGACATATGATGTTTGCAAAGAAGAAAAATACACCGGATGCTCATTGGATTAACATTACTAAAATAGCGTTAAAAAAATCAAAAGCAGATTTTGATACTACCGTGTTTGCTTATACGTTAACCTCAATTGGGATTTTTGAAAGTTTCATCAGTTGTTGGGACGAAAAGTATAGAAGTAATGTGGTGAGACCTGAAACGTATATTAATCAAAATATAGACGAAAACTGGAGACCACAATTACAAACACCTCCTTTTCCGGAATATGTAAGCGGACATTCAGTGGTTTCCTCATGTTCAGCAGTTATTCTAACATCTATTTTTGGAGATAATTTTAGCTATATAGATGATTCAGAAGTCCCTTTTGGGCTGCCAAAAAGATCTTTCAAATCATTTAAGCAAGCGGCGGCAGAGGCTTCAATTAGTAGGCTTTACGGAGGTATTCATTATAGAGCTGCTATTGAAAATGGTATTACACAAGGCAATAATATAGGGGGGTATATTAATAATAAATTAAAGATGATTAAAAAATAATGGCTGTTAGAAAAAAAATTATAATAGGATTTAGTGCCTTATTCTGTTTGTTTTTAGTTTGGTATTTGTTTATAAAAGAAACAGATTATTGTATTTCGTTTAAAGTAAAAGCAGCTACGGGGACTGTTTTTCAGGGAATTCAAGAATGGTCTTCGATTCAATTGTTAAGAGATAAAGAAAATTATACCACCTTAGAAAAGAGAAATTTTGATTTTATCAGACAAACAATGAAAAAAGGTGCAGTACAGATGGAATATTCATGGGACATTGTATATATAAATGATTCGGTGACAAAAGTCAATGTTGGGATAAAAGATTTTAATCATAGCTTATACAATAAACTAACGGCGCCATTTTTTAACACTAAATTTAAACAAGAACAAGTTAGAAAAATAGCTGATTTTAAGAAAGGGTTACAAGATCATTTAAAGGCCTTTAACGTAAAAATTGAAGGAGAGGGTTCTTCGGAAGAAACATTTGTAGCTTATGTTAATTTAAAAAGTGTTTTACAAGAAAAAGGGCAAACTATGATTAGCAATGACGCAAGTATCACTGGTTTTTTATTCGAAAATAAAATAAAAATAATAGGACGACCATATGTAGAAATTACAAATTGGAATCTAGATAAAGAAACGATAGAATTTAATTATTGCTTTCCTATTGATAAAAACACTAAAGTTATAGCTGATAAAGTTGTGAAAT
Proteins encoded:
- a CDS encoding VCBS repeat-containing protein translates to MSNRFVLLPLIILFFTNCSKENSENKNALFSKLDASQTGINFLNEVKNGADMNIFKYRNFYNGGGVAIGDINNDGLSDVYFTSNLGTNKLYLNKGNFKFEDISKKAGVEGTKTWSTGVVMVDLNADGLLDIYVCNAGNSSGDQQKNELFINNGNGTFTEKAADYNLADTGITTHAAFFDYDKDGDLDVYILNNSFIPVSSLNYSNKRDLRDKDWEVADILKGGGDRLLRNDNGKFVDVSEKSGIYGSLIGFGLGVTVGDVNGDLYPDIYISNDFYERDYLYINNKNGTFTEQIQGWTSHISQSSMGADMADVNNDGKADIFVTDMLPEPDERLKTTTSFENYDLFIRKVNLDFYYQYMQNTLQINNGDNQFLEIANHAGVSKTDWSWGALLFDMDNDGYKDIYVCNGIYNDLTNQDFVDFFANEFMQKMVVTGKKEEIQTIISKMPSTPIPNYAFRNNKNLTFTNEAVNWGLDTPSFSNGAAYADLDNDGDLDLVVNNVNMESFVYRNNSEKNKKNHYVKVKLKGDNQNKFAVGSVVELFSGDEILRQELIPSRGFQSSIDYVMTFGIGTKKVDSLQVIWPNGKSQTIKKIANNSTLNLDITNAKEDYVAKNAKLKPLFTEKKTTFSAHKENNYIDFDHEGLISKMLSQEGPSLAIADLNDDGNEDVFIGGAKGQSGKIYLNKGNGNYLVTVQKDLDLDATFEDTAASFFDADNDGDIDLLVGSGGNEKVDQANYKNRLYLNNGKGVFVKSKTNIPTTNNNVSVIVSNDFDNDGDIDVFIGSRSVPGVYGIDPKHLLLENDGKGNFTNVIDKKAFKINTVGMITDAIWEDIDNDSKKDLIIVGDWTAPIIFKNNGRRLVEYKSNLTGYLGFWNAVSCVDLNNDGKKDLILGNKGTNTNYKATNANPIKLFTNDFDNNGTIEQIATRSIAGKDLPINLKQELAKQIPSIKKKNLSYVDYSKKTFQELFAKEVVDNSIQKTVNIQESVIAINKGNGKFEVKALPKEVQFSSVNTISTLDVNNDGILDLILGGNQYEFKPQFSSLDANYGSVLLGNKNGTFSWMPYNKSGFFIKGEVKQVRIIKDKNKTVSIIAVVNDNTPKIFLRHE
- a CDS encoding VCBS repeat-containing protein, with protein sequence MNNFFRIGLASLLFIGCSKKEGQLFEKLPSEESNITFNNQLLESKNISILDYLYYYNGGGVALGDINNDGLVDIYFTSNQGKNKLYLNKGNNKFEDISVKAGVESQSDWNAGTVMADVNGDGYLDIYVCAVVGINGFEGQNELFINNKDNTFTESAAEYGLDLDNYSSSAAFFDYDLDGDLDMYLLNHAVHSELSFGKADSRNKRSYECGDKLFRNDNGKFIDVSEQAGIFGGANGYGLGLAVSDFNLDGFPDIYVGNDFHEDDYYYINNGDGTFTESLKQYFGHTSRFSMGVDVADVNHDGFPDILSLDMLPEDEKVLKSALGDDNTQMIKMRTEKLGYHFQYSRNTMQLNQAGNHFTETALLSGIAASDWSWSTLFGDYDQDGEQDIFISNGIPKRPNDLDYVKYYSNDQIKSKITTTKLLDKEALKRMPKGNVTNYVFQGAADLQYKNRSSDWIENDSIISNGSGYADLDNDGDLDVITNNTNAIASLYINKTDAKSNYLKLKLRFVGKNTFGIGAKVISYSKGKKQFKELQTTRGFQSSSEPIIHFGYGKTTKIDSVVVIWPDKTYQTIKNVKTGQTLTVKANPNRKSFDYKKLHPSILPIFKKLETGLGIDFVHQENDFIDILSQKLIPYQRSDRGLATAVGDLNGDGKEDIFFGSSKGKKAAIYFQNASGFSKKQDTTIEQDSIFEDASAVIGDFNNDKINDLYVASGGGENASNLQDRLYFNSNNQFLSKALPKLVQNASVVKAFDYDKDGDLDIFVGNNSINNRFGSMPNCYLLNNNKGAFTIVENKTFDKIGMVTDAIFSDFNKDGKIDLIVVGEWMKPTFFANKNGKFTDVTASVFPEKSNGLWQSVLSFDIDQDGDEDYLVGNWGMNSKFKASQDFPMKMYYDDFDSNGSFETIVAIEKKGQYYTTLGLDELAEQFSGMLKKKFNSYKSFAGKTLVEIFDPKMLEKGTLFEVHNLKSGYLRNDKGKFTFVPFSNKMQVAPITSFLKSNFDSDAKEEVFAAGNYFGVSPYHSRFDGFSGALIKNDRTIFLGNQIGIDLTQKAVRHLDIVNFNGKKYMLITINNKKVELYEMPSAKK
- a CDS encoding vanadium-dependent haloperoxidase — protein: MTHKIIKLKNMNSKMYLLGLILLFFTSCKKETPIKVTTDDFCAAVDTVTGIMVHDIFSPPVASRIYVYPNVAAYEIMAQNSTKYESLQGQLKGLDSIPKLDPKSGVNKNLAALIAHIEVSKQLIFSEEALEKYRDSLYDKWGSENQKEFDVSKEYALKVVNRIKMWMGKDNYKETRTYSKFSVDAEQAGRWQPTPPSYMDGVEPHWGEIRTLVMDSASQFKPIPAYPFSTDKNSLFYKEAKETYDVGNMISKKLIEVEKNQSKPIPEESAIASFWDCNPYATVVQGHMMFAKKKNTPDAHWINITKIALKKSKADFDTTVFAYTLTSIGIFESFISCWDEKYRSNVVRPETYINQNIDENWRPQLQTPPFPEYVSGHSVVSSCSAVILTSIFGDNFSYIDDSEVPFGLPKRSFKSFKQAAAEASISRLYGGIHYRAAIENGITQGNNIGGYINNKLKMIKK